The Neoarius graeffei isolate fNeoGra1 chromosome 23, fNeoGra1.pri, whole genome shotgun sequence genome segment GGGTATATGAGTGAATGAATGGCAAACCATGTAATCGGATGTTTTTCAAAGCCTTGATGATAAAAGGAGGCCTGGCGAGAGCAGATATTCAGGTGCCGGGGGTGACCAACAAGTAAACGGCAGTGGTGATGAGCGGTATTCACACCCACAATCGCTGTCTGTGAGCCATTAGCACCTACTAGTTGTCTTCTGTATTTTGAACAGATAAAGTAGCATAATCGGACTGGTCCAAATGCCATGAAGCTGTGTTTGTTACCTTGCCTGTTGAATGCTGattccatgtttttgttttttgttttttacttgAGACAAATTTTAATATTTCAAGTACAGATGTCACGAGGAATGTaattaatgctgtgttcacacttataccggtacaatagtggtataactgtatcgatacaaagtataccggttcagtttagtgcatctgtccacactagtgagaaatgtttgcggttttctttcatggaagttgaaatgcgcgtgcgcgaaatgtttccatggttaccgagtaacttccttccgagaatatggcagatGAAACGACGTGtgcgcgctttttgttgtcaatgtagtctgtatttctggtggtcatttattcagtcgaatcgtataaaacgcgcgaggcagttgagaaaggaacagaaaacgaatctccctttctcccccctcacttttgtccctctttccttctcttcccctccctttctcccccctttctttgctccatgtagctccacggtcgttttgagccattttgacgttttatttacagctggaaagcacgcgcgtattgtatgaataacccggaagacgaatggttcattgcgcttgcgcattatatttgtatcgatacagagccgcttcatctgtccacactacagcgaagcgctactgtaccggtacgaaacccatacatttgtggctcaaatgtcgtggctcaggtggataaggtgccataccataaatctggggacccggattcgattccggcccgaggtcatttctcgatccctccccgtctctctctctcccgctcatttcctgtctctacacagtCCTATccgataataaaggtgaaaaaagccccccaaaaaagtgtcTGTATGAACTGGTTTCAAACAGGGTTATTGCTTTCTTTGTAGCCACTTATTACAACGGCGCAGCCTGACTTACACTTGCTTAGTGATCTGGGGGGGAGCAACACTGGTCAATTTTATTAATttgatgtttttcttttaaatacagGAAACTCGCTTGGGAAAGCTCATCAATGACGTCAGGAAGAAGACGAAAGACGAAGACCTTGCTAAACGTGCCAAGAAACTCCTTCGAAATTGGCAGAAACTGATTGAGCCCAGCCAAAATGATGCTTCTTCTCGAGGGGTGCAAGGCGCCCCAGGCTCAGCCAATGGCAGTTCTCATCCATGCCGAACAGACACGCCTCCAGCTGTTCCCCCGCCCAGCAAAAAATCTCCAGAACTTAAAAACCGAAATGACGTTCACAACACTTACTCAGCTACAGCAGAAAAGTCTAGAAACCGAAAACACAGGGGGGACCAAAGGGATAGTCCACATCTGCCCCCTAAAATGCACAAAACATTCACATATGGGAACACATTTTCTTCCACCCCTCCATCAAATGGATTTAGTGGCAGCCCTGAGCCTTTCCTTGAAAAACCAGATGATGCACCTTCTTCTGATAGAAACTGCCCAGAGCATCTTGACAatgacaaacaaaacaaaatcccTGTTAATGCTGTTAAGCCTCATCCGAGTTCTCCAGGGCTTACCAGACTCCCCAGCACTTCATCCTTACTCAAAACATCAGTGTTACAGCAGCAATCAAGAACAGAAGGAGATGGCAGTGACAAACATTCAATCAGTAGCCCTCAATTCTCATTAAGTCCACATAGTGTAGCTCGTGAGACAGTGGCTAAGAGGTCTTCAGCTTATGCATCAAAAGGGACTCTGTTGAGCCCGTCTCATAATTCAGCCCAAGTGCCCTCTCTCTTGCCTTTAACCTCCCCAAATCAAATGTCTCATGCTGATGGTCGTCTAACTCTAGACCTAGAGGACTCGGTTCCCTTCAACAGATCAATTGAGAGAACCTCTGAATCCCTTCATAACAGTGCAGCACAGGAGCCTTCGGAACTGTCCAGGCACAATTTCTCACCTGAGGTTCCTAAAGCTGGGTCAGAAAGTGCAACgttgaacaaaaaaagaaagcagtacaGGTCCAGGAACTACACGGTAAATCTTCAAGGCCAGTGCTCAGAGGACAGGACAAAACCTGTGCGCTTAAAAGAGCGCAGATTGACTTTTGACCCAGTGACGGGACAAATAAAACCCCTCACTCCAAAGGAATCTCACCAGGAGGAGGAATGCCAGGGACCACCAGTTTTCGAGCCTGCAGTTATTGAGAGCCCTCAACAGAGGCCACCTACGACTGCTCAAAATCCTTTCCAGCAAACGAACTGGAAAGAGCTGTCTCGGAACGAGATCATTCAGTCCTACCTTAGTCTTCAGAGCAACGTTCTGACTTCCTCTGGAGCGCAGACCCATGGTGCACACTTTTTCATGACGGAGTATTTGAAACAAGAGGAAAACGCTGTTAGAGAATCGAGGAAAACTCATGTTTTAGTCCCGAGCGGCTCACCCGCTGAACTACCGGGCTTGAGTCGAGAGGTAACGCATGAGGACCTTCACAGAATAGACAAAGAGCACTGGCCAGGAGTTAATGGCTGTTATGACACCAAGGGAAACTGGTATGATTGGACAGACTGTATATCTTTGGATTCTCATGGTGATGAGACCAAATTGAATATTCTGCCATATGTTTGCCTAGACTGAGAACGACTCTGATGGCTTTTGGTTTTCATCGCCCCTACTGtgagtttaaaaataaaaataaattaaaaaaaagtaaagacTTCTTTATATTCAGTACTGAAGTTTTCTGATATGTGGAGTGAAAAAGGGGGGTGCTTCGGTTTTCTTAAACAAAAGGTAATTAAATAGATGTCCTGTTTGTAATGTGCTGCTACCAACAAAAATTTGCAAACTAAATTTGTAAATGATAGCTCAGAATAACTGGGCCGGTTATTGCACAGTGTGTATAGGAGTCAGAGCACTAAGCAGTGCAGGTTGGAAAGCAAGTCAGAAACTTGTTTGGCAGTTACAAAAAAAGCTTTATGTGACAAAGAATAAATTATACTTTTTTTATCATGTATGCATCTATttatttgacttgatttttcctaTCAGAAGGTTTATCTGCCAAGATGTGCGAATATCTTTAAGGCTTTTCAtttttcatgactttttttttttttttgggtccgtCCCTCCCTGCTTTGTGATGGACATGTGGtgtgtacattattattattatttttttttttgtcgtctcATGCTAAATAGTGCAGCCAACAACATTCCATGTTGCATTGTTCAGTTTATCCTGTGTATGTGATTTCCATGAGAGAGAGAAGCTAATCTATTTTTAGACATCTTGGATAAGAAATAATGGAAGTATAATAAATATATTTGCTTAGATAATTATACAAATATCAAAGACATGATGTTTATTTCACTTCATGCCACAGTTGGAGAGGCAGCAGTGTGTGCGCCTCTcctttttatttaaagaaaatgtTAAAATGCTGGAACTGTACTCATTACCATTCCTTTAGATGTTTGCCTTACtggacacacacactttaatttcAAGAGCCTTTGGGAAtatagtttatttttattttttattttttttttgtatgatcgTTTCCAGCCCCATAATCTAACTAGCGCACGCGCAAACACAGACAGTAATGTGCATTATCTGCATGTCTGTACATAGTTATTTCAGTCCATGTAAAATGTCTGTCTGTGAGATCACATTGCAAAGTATAAGGCGATTCTTTGTTCTGAAGATCATTCATGTTCGTCAACCTGTCAGTTAATTTAAGATGTAATTATCATGCGCTCAGCATTTtacatgatgtttttttttttttcttccccttccCTTTAAATTAAATCTGGTTTGTTTCATTTTCATAACATTTTGTTAAGGCAGTGAAAGTGATTTTGCTGCTGACTTGCAAACACTGTGTGCTCTGCTACTTTCGTACCAATGTGCCTTTTTAATGTAAAGAAAAGAAATTGGAATGGCTTCAGCTAGCTTAACTTGAAAAGTACAACCTATTTCTTAAAACCATGTCCGATATTGCAGGGATACACATTGTTTTTGAAGCAATGAGCTCAACCCTTGTTAAGGGTGTCATGAATCTGCAATAAATCCAGATGGCAAACTATTCTGATCAGTTAGTTgatcaatacttttttttttttcccctcccccccaGTGTTCAACATAACTAGTTTGTTCAAAATAAATGACTTGATTTAATCTTGTCCATTATGGTACAGTTTGTTAGTAATCAAAAGTATGTTGGATTTTGCTTCTGTTGTAAAATATTgtctgcttttatttatttattttatttatttatttattttcctttttcgGGGGGGTATTTAAATATCACCGTTTCGAATTGTCCTGTTTTAACCTTGCAGTAGTAGCCTAATTTTTTACTTTAAATGTCTTGATGCCTTACAGAGTATACTGGGGTAAATTCTAATGTAGTATCCCTACTTTGAATGGTGTGTATCCTGACTACATCCCTTGGGGATGGCAGTTTTTCACAGGAGGATTTGAATCATAATCGTAGGTTTACAAAATAAAATGTCAGTGGATCAGATTGATGCTATTCCACTGTTTCAGGTCAGTACTGTATTGGTACATCCACATCCCTCCCTACTACTGTATATATACTTCAATGTC includes the following:
- the crsp7 gene encoding mediator of RNA polymerase II transcription subunit 26, which codes for MTTASATPQQMRERLLQAIDSQSNICNMVAVLDVITNLEKYPITKEALEETRLGKLINDVRKKTKDEDLAKRAKKLLRNWQKLIEPSQNDASSRGVQGAPGSANGSSHPCRTDTPPAVPPPSKKSPELKNRNDVHNTYSATAEKSRNRKHRGDQRDSPHLPPKMHKTFTYGNTFSSTPPSNGFSGSPEPFLEKPDDAPSSDRNCPEHLDNDKQNKIPVNAVKPHPSSPGLTRLPSTSSLLKTSVLQQQSRTEGDGSDKHSISSPQFSLSPHSVARETVAKRSSAYASKGTLLSPSHNSAQVPSLLPLTSPNQMSHADGRLTLDLEDSVPFNRSIERTSESLHNSAAQEPSELSRHNFSPEVPKAGSESATLNKKRKQYRSRNYTVNLQGQCSEDRTKPVRLKERRLTFDPVTGQIKPLTPKESHQEEECQGPPVFEPAVIESPQQRPPTTAQNPFQQTNWKELSRNEIIQSYLSLQSNVLTSSGAQTHGAHFFMTEYLKQEENAVRESRKTHVLVPSGSPAELPGLSREVTHEDLHRIDKEHWPGVNGCYDTKGNWYDWTDCISLDSHGDETKLNILPYVCLD